A part of Anaerotignum faecicola genomic DNA contains:
- a CDS encoding YkvI family membrane protein — protein sequence MEKKKGFFEGSFGKFVLPGIILQSVMIGGGYATGREIVEYGAKYGALGWLSGLGTFLGFAVIAALTYELIRLTKAYDFKTFMKTIGGPLWIVFDIVYLLFMVVIIAVMASATGNIVEQTLGLNYWVGVVAITVVVAILNFYGSRLIERFETLGTVALYAGYIIFSVLVIGTFGKNISTVFANHDTSFIGGSVSAGKALWSGVLYCAYNLVVMPATFFTIERQTRRVESVVSGIIGGVLATIPWFLTYFAVMCFYPNPDVLGASVPWLAMMQGTAGPVVIAIFGIVMGWTLIETSTGIIHAALERVNNGLKEAHKPPMTGKQQAILTIIVLVGSMVLSKVGIIDLIATVYNALSYAFLAIYVLPLITVGVYKIFKLRKAEKEEQKKHAVSATQKHAV from the coding sequence ATGGAAAAGAAAAAAGGCTTTTTTGAAGGCAGCTTCGGGAAATTTGTTTTGCCCGGCATTATCCTTCAGTCCGTAATGATCGGCGGCGGTTATGCAACCGGTCGTGAAATCGTAGAATACGGTGCGAAATACGGCGCACTGGGCTGGCTGTCCGGCCTGGGGACATTCTTAGGATTTGCGGTCATCGCGGCACTGACCTATGAGCTGATTCGACTGACAAAGGCATACGATTTCAAAACATTTATGAAGACCATCGGCGGCCCTTTGTGGATTGTGTTCGATATCGTTTATCTGCTGTTTATGGTTGTTATCATTGCTGTTATGGCATCTGCAACCGGTAATATCGTAGAACAAACGCTGGGATTGAACTACTGGGTCGGCGTTGTTGCCATTACAGTGGTTGTTGCGATTTTGAACTTCTACGGCTCCAGATTGATTGAACGCTTTGAAACACTGGGTACGGTTGCCCTGTATGCAGGCTACATCATCTTCTCCGTACTGGTTATCGGTACATTTGGCAAGAACATTTCTACTGTATTTGCAAACCATGACACAAGCTTTATCGGAGGCTCTGTATCCGCAGGCAAGGCTCTTTGGAGCGGCGTTCTTTACTGCGCATACAATCTGGTTGTAATGCCTGCAACCTTCTTTACAATCGAAAGACAGACCAGAAGGGTAGAATCCGTTGTTTCCGGTATTATCGGCGGCGTGCTGGCTACGATTCCCTGGTTCCTGACATACTTTGCGGTTATGTGCTTCTATCCGAATCCTGATGTTCTCGGTGCAAGCGTACCCTGGCTGGCAATGATGCAGGGAACCGCAGGCCCTGTTGTTATCGCAATCTTTGGTATTGTAATGGGCTGGACACTGATCGAAACCTCTACAGGCATCATCCATGCGGCTCTGGAGCGTGTAAACAATGGCTTGAAGGAAGCGCATAAGCCTCCTATGACAGGCAAACAGCAGGCAATCCTGACTATCATCGTTCTGGTTGGTTCTATGGTTCTGTCCAAGGTTGGCATCATCGACCTGATCGCAACGGTTTACAACGCATTGTCCTACGCTTTCCTTGCAATCTATGTACTGCCTCTGATTACAGTCGGCGTATACAAAATCTTCAAGCTGCGCAAGGCAGAAAAGGAAGAACAGAAGAAGCATGCAGTTTCCGCAACACAGAAGCATGCAGTCTGA